A single genomic interval of Lathyrus oleraceus cultivar Zhongwan6 chromosome 7, CAAS_Psat_ZW6_1.0, whole genome shotgun sequence harbors:
- the LOC127101629 gene encoding cytochrome P450 71AU50 → MILIYLAFFLLSLAFLWLWRTKKNTNKLPPGPKGLPILGSLLKLGPNPHRDLHQLSQKYGPIMHLRLGLVPTIVVSSPQAAELFLKTHDLVFASRPPTEASKHISWEQRNLSFGEYGSYWRNMRKMCTLELLSHTKINSFRPMREQELDLLIKFLREKSNDGTKVDLSAKISSLAADMSCRMVFGKKYADKDLDEKGFKAVMQEGMHLTATPNIADYIPYVGLLDLQGLSKRMKAIGKIFDDFFEKIIDEHIQFGNKDDKNKDFVDVMLSFLGTQETEYRIERPNIKAIMLDMLAGSMDTSATAIEWAISELLKNPRVMKKLQKELEIVVGLKRKVNESDLNKLEYLDMVIKESLRLHPVAPLLIPHQSIEDCTVEEFFIPKKSRIIVNAWSIMRDSNAWPEPNKFNPERFEGSDVDLRGQDFQLIPFGSGRRGCPGLQLGLTVIRLVVAQLVHCFDWELVDHMLPSDLDMTEEFGLTMPRANHLMAVPVYRLCSDGH, encoded by the exons ATGATTTTGATTTATTTAGCATTTTTTCTACTTTCTCTTGCTTTTCTATGGCTATGGAGAACCAAGAAAAATACAAATAAACTACCACCAGGTCCAAAAGGGTTGCCAATTTTGGGTAGCCTTCTCAAATTAGGACCAAACCCTCATCGTGATCTTCATCAACTATCTCAAAAATATGGACCTATCATGCACTTAAGGTTAGGTTTAGTACCAACCATAGTTGTTTCTTCACCTCAAGCAGCTGAACTTTTCCTCAAAACTCATGATCTTGTTTTTGCTAGTAGACCACCAACTGAGGCATCAAAACACATCTCTTGGGAACAAAGGAATCTGAGTTTTGGTGAATATGGTTCTTATTGGCGCAACATGAGAAAAATGTGTACTTTAGAATTGTTGAGCCATACAAAAATCAACTCTTTTAGACCCATGAGGGAACAAGAGCTTGACCTGTTGATTAAATTTCTAAGAGAGAAATCCAATGATGGAACAAAAGTTGATTTAAGTGCTAAAATTTCTTCACTCGCCGCCGATATGAGTTGTAGAATGGTTTTCGGGAAAAAGTACGCGGATAAAGATTTGGATGAGAAAGGGTTTAAGGCTGTGATGCAAGAGGGAATGCATTTAACAGCTACTCCTAATATTGCTGATTATATTCCTTATGTTGGATTACTTGATTTACAAGGATTATCTAAACGTATGAAGGCAATTGGAAAAATCTTTGATGATTTTTTTGAGAAAATAATTGATGAACATATTCAATTTGGCAATAAAGATGATAAGAATAAGGATTTTGTAGATGTCATGTTGAGTTTTCTTGGCACTCAAGAAACTGAATATCGCATCGAACGACCCAATATCAAAGCCATTATGCTG GATATGTTGGCGGGTTCAATGGATACTTCTGCTACCGCAATTGAGTGGGCGATTTCGGAACTACTAAAGAATCCAAGAGTGATGAAAAAACTGCAAAAAGAGTTAGAAATTGTGGTGGGTTTAAAGAGAAAAGTGAATGAATCAGATTTAAACAAGTTGGAGTATTTAGACATGGTTATAAAAGAAAGCCTTAGACTTCATCCAGTGGCACCCCTTTTGATACCGCACCAATCTATAGAAGATTGCACGGTTGAAGAATTTTTCATACCTAAAAAATCAAGGATCATTGTGAATGCATGGTCAATTATGCGAGACTCGAATGCTTGGCCTGAGCCGAATAAGTTTAACCCCGAGAGATTTGAAGGAAGCGATGTAGATCTTCGAGGGCAAGATTTTCAACTCATACCATTTGGTTCTGGTCGAAGAGGTTGTCCGGGATTGCAATTAGGTTTAACTGTGATTCGATTGGTAGTCGCGCAACTTGTGCATTGCTTTGATTGGGAATTGGTTGATCATATGTTACCAAGTGATTTGGACATGACAGAGGAGTTTGGACTTACAATGCCAAGAGCCAATCATTTAATGGCTGTTCCTGTTTATCGTCTTTGTAGTGATGGTCATTAG